A region of Paenibacillus sp. JNUCC-31 DNA encodes the following proteins:
- a CDS encoding MBL fold metallo-hydrolase has product MDITILHLHIVTPAGKNPIYPVMLRDEDGVTLVDTGMIGQFAELQSALEHEGVQLSDIKRIILTHSDIDHMGNLGALVSAVPDVEIWAHNDEIPYITGKQPMIKFTPERKALLPAPVAELAEQLISQRTEFNISKVLEDGDMLPLQGGIQVIHTPGHTPGHICLYIREQQFLLAADELRVVDDELVGPAPPATPDMPEALRSLKRLLGLKLEKVLCYHGGEYTDEPGRRIAELAESAD; this is encoded by the coding sequence ATGGATATTACGATTCTACATCTTCATATTGTCACACCTGCGGGGAAAAACCCGATCTACCCTGTCATGTTGCGCGATGAAGATGGCGTTACGCTTGTGGATACAGGCATGATTGGCCAATTCGCCGAGCTTCAGTCCGCACTGGAGCATGAAGGCGTTCAGTTGTCTGATATCAAGCGCATTATTTTAACACATTCCGATATAGACCACATGGGTAACCTTGGTGCCCTTGTAAGTGCTGTTCCAGATGTGGAAATCTGGGCGCATAACGATGAAATTCCGTATATCACAGGGAAACAGCCCATGATCAAATTCACTCCGGAACGCAAGGCGTTGCTGCCTGCACCCGTAGCGGAGCTGGCGGAACAATTGATCTCACAACGGACTGAGTTCAACATTTCCAAAGTATTAGAGGACGGTGACATGCTGCCTCTACAAGGCGGTATTCAGGTCATTCATACACCAGGGCACACCCCAGGACATATCTGCCTGTACATCCGGGAGCAACAGTTCTTGCTTGCTGCCGATGAATTACGTGTGGTCGATGATGAATTGGTGGGTCCTGCTCCACCCGCAACACCGGACATGCCTGAAGCACTGCGCAGCTTGAAGAGGCTTCTCGGCCTGAAGCTGGAGAAAGTGCTTTGTTATCATGGTGGTGAGTACACCGATGAGCCCGGTCGGCGCATCGCCGAACTCGCGGAAAGCGCCGACTAA